A region from the Sulfurivermis fontis genome encodes:
- a CDS encoding SAM-dependent methyltransferase, with translation MKQEKADFLGIPSFSSAAPGRGQVATPERWLMRQLLRSLGDPPIRVRFWDGAEMEPVPGAARTTVVIHDRMALWRLLRHPMLHFGDDYSLGRIDVEGDLVEFLDTVFRHRPRARVSSPTRRQLLERLQRVHRNTLRGSRENIHHHYDIGNDFYRLWLDHEMQYTCAYFPDPTMTLEAAQLAKLDHVCRKLQLKPGETVVEAGCGWGGLARHMARYYGVKVKAYNISTEQVAYARERAAQEGLADRIEYVLDDYRTITGKYDAFVSVGMLEHVGAEHYHELGGVIDRALKPNGRGLIHSIGQNQAQPMTAWAERRIFPGAYPPTLREMMLIFEPYNFSVLDVENLRLHYARTLEHWLQRYDAHEAEVERMFDAPFVRAWRLYLASSIASFTSGKLQLFQVLFARAQHNALPWSRAHLYDNEQHKR, from the coding sequence ATGAAGCAGGAAAAGGCGGATTTTCTCGGTATTCCTTCCTTCTCTTCAGCGGCGCCGGGCCGCGGCCAGGTGGCGACGCCGGAACGCTGGCTGATGCGCCAGTTGCTGCGCAGCCTGGGTGATCCGCCGATCCGTGTGCGCTTCTGGGACGGGGCCGAAATGGAGCCGGTGCCGGGGGCGGCGCGCACCACGGTGGTGATCCACGATCGCATGGCCCTGTGGCGTTTGCTGCGCCACCCCATGCTGCATTTCGGCGACGACTACAGCCTGGGTCGTATCGACGTGGAGGGTGATCTGGTCGAGTTTCTCGATACCGTGTTCCGCCACCGCCCGCGCGCCCGGGTGAGCAGCCCGACCCGGCGCCAGTTGCTGGAGCGCCTGCAGCGGGTGCACCGCAACACCCTGCGCGGCTCGCGCGAGAACATCCATCACCATTACGACATCGGTAACGATTTCTATCGTCTCTGGCTCGATCACGAGATGCAGTACACCTGCGCCTATTTTCCCGATCCGACGATGACGCTGGAGGCGGCACAACTGGCCAAGCTGGACCACGTCTGCCGCAAGTTGCAGCTGAAGCCGGGCGAGACGGTGGTGGAAGCCGGTTGCGGCTGGGGTGGCTTGGCGCGGCACATGGCGCGCTACTACGGCGTCAAAGTGAAGGCCTACAACATCTCCACCGAACAGGTGGCCTATGCGCGCGAGCGGGCGGCGCAGGAGGGGTTGGCCGATCGTATCGAGTATGTGCTGGACGATTACCGTACCATCACCGGCAAATACGATGCCTTCGTCTCCGTCGGCATGCTGGAGCACGTCGGCGCCGAGCACTATCACGAACTGGGCGGTGTCATCGATCGGGCCCTCAAGCCCAATGGCCGCGGCCTGATCCATTCCATCGGCCAGAACCAGGCGCAGCCGATGACGGCCTGGGCCGAGCGGCGCATCTTCCCCGGCGCCTACCCACCGACGTTGCGTGAGATGATGCTGATCTTCGAGCCGTACAACTTTTCGGTGCTCGACGTGGAAAACCTGCGCTTGCACTATGCACGCACCCTGGAGCACTGGCTGCAGCGCTACGACGCTCACGAGGCTGAGGTGGAGCGGATGTTCGACGCTCCCTTCGTGCGCGCCTGGCGGCTGTATCTGGCCTCGTCCATCGCCAGCTTCACCAGCGGCAAACTGCAATTGTTCCAGGTGCTGTTCGCCCGCGCCCAGCACAATGCCTTGCCCTGGTCGCGCGCCCACCTCTACGACAACGAGCAGCACAAGAGGTGA
- a CDS encoding PA2778 family cysteine peptidase, with translation MSGRLAALALASLLLAGCGTLTPRPGQGLPPQAYVETPFFAQEIHHCGPAALAGALGAAGVTTTPEALAPQVYLPGREGSLQLELLAAARAAGRLAYVLEPDLEAALREVAAGRPVLVLQNLGLSWYPRWHYALLIGYDLPAGRVTLHSGTRRDYVTSLATFDRTWERAGRWGVLVLPPGTLPVTVRELPYLAAAAALERGDPVAAEAAYAAALQRWPASLPARLGRGNARYARGDLHGAAQDFAAAAAAHPDSAIAHNNHAHVLYRLGRHDEALAAARRAVALAGDGLPEARRTLEEIQGAVP, from the coding sequence GTGAGCGGGCGCCTCGCCGCCCTGGCGCTGGCGAGTCTGCTGCTGGCCGGCTGCGGCACCCTGACCCCGCGCCCGGGGCAGGGTCTGCCGCCCCAGGCCTATGTGGAAACCCCGTTTTTTGCCCAGGAGATCCATCACTGCGGTCCCGCTGCCCTGGCGGGCGCGCTCGGCGCCGCCGGCGTGACGACCACGCCGGAGGCGTTGGCGCCCCAGGTCTATCTGCCGGGGCGCGAGGGCAGCCTGCAACTGGAACTGCTGGCAGCGGCGCGTGCGGCGGGCCGCCTGGCCTACGTGCTGGAGCCCGATCTGGAAGCCGCCCTGCGCGAAGTGGCGGCGGGACGGCCGGTACTGGTGTTGCAGAACCTCGGCCTGTCCTGGTATCCGCGCTGGCACTACGCCCTGCTCATCGGCTACGACCTGCCGGCCGGCCGCGTCACCCTGCACAGCGGTACCCGCCGCGACTATGTGACCTCCCTGGCCACGTTTGACCGCACCTGGGAGCGGGCCGGGCGTTGGGGGGTGCTGGTGTTGCCTCCCGGCACCCTGCCGGTCACGGTCCGCGAACTGCCCTATCTCGCTGCTGCTGCGGCGCTGGAGCGTGGCGACCCCGTGGCGGCGGAGGCGGCCTATGCCGCCGCCCTGCAACGTTGGCCGGCCAGCCTGCCGGCCCGGCTCGGTCGCGGCAATGCCCGCTATGCGCGGGGTGATCTGCACGGTGCGGCGCAGGACTTCGCCGCTGCGGCTGCGGCGCATCCCGATTCCGCCATCGCCCACAACAACCATGCCCATGTCCTGTACCGCCTCGGCCGCCATGATGAGGCCCTGGCCGCCGCCCGCCGTGCGGTGGCACTGGCCGGGGACGGTCTGCCCGAGGCGCGGCGGACGCTGGAGGAGATACAGGGGGCGGTCCCCTGA
- a CDS encoding PA2779 family protein, translated as MMPMKRVVCGVLALALTGGSLHAPLARAALVGTEQVLAGATERQAADAARERLAAMLARDDVAAALQRHGVDAGQARERVAALSDAEVMQLNGQIERLPAGGDVLGLAVFVFLVLLLTDILGYTDIFPFVKKTADGSRK; from the coding sequence ATGATGCCTATGAAACGAGTGGTCTGTGGTGTGCTGGCGCTGGCCCTGACGGGCGGCTCTCTCCATGCGCCGCTGGCCCGGGCGGCCCTGGTGGGGACCGAGCAGGTGCTGGCGGGGGCAACGGAGCGGCAGGCGGCGGACGCGGCGCGCGAACGCCTGGCGGCCATGCTGGCGCGTGACGACGTGGCGGCGGCCTTGCAGCGCCACGGCGTCGACGCCGGGCAGGCGCGTGAGCGGGTGGCCGCCCTGAGCGACGCCGAGGTGATGCAGCTCAACGGCCAGATCGAGCGGTTGCCGGCGGGCGGCGACGTGCTCGGCCTGGCGGTGTTCGTGTTCCTGGTGTTGCTGCTGACCGATATCCTGGGTTACACGGATATCTTCCCCTTCGTGAAAAAGACCGCCGACGGCAGCCGCAAGTGA
- a CDS encoding ATP-binding cassette domain-containing protein has product MLKLSDLSLRRGARLLLEHVDLTLHHGQKVGLVGANGCGKSSLFALLRGELAPDAGELALPPRTVIAHVAQETPALERSAVDYVMDGDTELRAIQRELARAEQAGDGTRQAELLAQLENINGYTARARAGRLLHGLGFSAAQEEQPVTSFSGGWRMRLNLAQALMCRSDLLLLDEPTNHLDLDAVLWLEEWLRAYPGTLILISHDRDFLDAVVHHIVHIEQQRATLYAGNYSDFELLRAEKLALQQAAFEKQQREIAHIQSYIDRFRAQATKARQAQSRLKALARMELIAPAHVDSPFHFSFRPPHKLPAQLLRLEEVTAGYGARRILGTTNLVLTPGERIGLLGPNGAGKSTLIKLMAGDLAPLTGTRAEAQELRIGYFAQHQLEQLRGDDTPLNHVQRLDPKAREQELRDFLGGFGFHGDQADAPIAPFSGGEKARLVLALLVYQRPNLLLLDEPTNHLDLEMRHALTLALQGYEGAMVVVSHDRHLLRSVTDRLLLVADGQVQNYDGDLDDYRQWLSERRRQTEGSGNDAVAAEHSAAARKEKRRLDAEQRQRLQPLRKELQKLEAQMEKLTAQKSELERQLADPALYATAGKDRLKNILLQQAQVDRELGTVEERWLTLSEELDAAQSM; this is encoded by the coding sequence ATGTTGAAGCTCAGCGACCTCTCCCTGCGCCGCGGCGCCCGCCTGCTGCTCGAACACGTCGACCTCACCCTGCACCACGGCCAGAAGGTGGGCCTGGTGGGCGCCAACGGCTGCGGCAAATCCAGCCTGTTCGCCCTCTTGCGCGGGGAACTCGCGCCCGACGCCGGCGAGCTGGCGCTGCCGCCGCGCACCGTCATCGCCCATGTCGCCCAGGAAACTCCGGCGCTGGAGCGCAGTGCGGTGGACTACGTGATGGACGGCGATACCGAACTGCGCGCCATCCAGCGGGAACTGGCCCGGGCGGAGCAGGCCGGCGACGGCACGCGCCAGGCCGAGCTGCTGGCGCAGCTGGAGAACATCAATGGCTACACCGCCCGCGCCCGCGCCGGCCGCCTGCTGCACGGTCTCGGCTTCAGCGCCGCACAGGAAGAACAGCCGGTGACCAGCTTCTCCGGCGGCTGGCGCATGCGCCTCAACCTGGCCCAGGCGCTGATGTGCCGCTCCGACCTGCTGCTGCTCGACGAACCCACCAACCACCTCGACCTCGATGCGGTGCTGTGGCTGGAAGAATGGCTGCGCGCCTATCCCGGCACGCTGATCCTGATTTCCCACGACCGCGACTTCCTCGACGCGGTGGTGCACCACATCGTGCACATCGAACAGCAGCGGGCCACGCTGTACGCCGGCAACTACTCCGACTTCGAACTGCTGCGCGCCGAGAAGCTGGCGCTGCAGCAGGCGGCCTTCGAAAAGCAGCAGCGCGAGATAGCGCACATCCAGAGCTACATCGACCGCTTCCGCGCCCAGGCCACCAAGGCACGCCAGGCGCAGAGCCGCCTCAAGGCGCTGGCGCGCATGGAACTGATTGCCCCCGCCCACGTCGATTCGCCGTTCCACTTCAGCTTCCGCCCGCCGCACAAGCTGCCGGCACAGCTGCTGCGCCTGGAAGAGGTCACCGCCGGTTACGGCGCGCGCCGGATCCTCGGCACCACCAACCTGGTGCTCACGCCGGGCGAGCGCATCGGTCTGCTCGGCCCCAACGGCGCCGGCAAGTCGACCCTGATCAAACTGATGGCCGGCGATCTCGCGCCGCTGACCGGCACGCGCGCCGAGGCGCAGGAGCTGCGCATCGGCTACTTCGCCCAGCACCAGCTGGAACAACTGCGCGGTGACGACACGCCGCTCAACCACGTGCAGCGCCTCGACCCCAAGGCACGCGAACAGGAGCTGCGTGATTTCCTCGGCGGCTTCGGCTTCCACGGCGACCAGGCCGACGCCCCCATCGCACCGTTCTCCGGCGGCGAGAAGGCGCGCCTGGTGCTGGCCCTGCTGGTGTATCAGCGCCCCAACCTGCTGCTGCTGGACGAACCCACCAACCACCTCGACCTGGAGATGCGCCACGCCCTCACCCTCGCCTTGCAAGGCTATGAGGGCGCCATGGTGGTGGTGTCCCACGACCGCCACCTGCTGCGCAGCGTCACCGACCGTCTGCTGCTGGTGGCCGACGGCCAGGTACAGAATTACGACGGCGATCTGGACGACTACCGCCAGTGGCTCAGCGAGCGGCGCCGCCAGACCGAAGGCAGCGGCAACGACGCCGTCGCCGCCGAACACAGCGCGGCGGCGCGCAAGGAAAAGCGCCGCCTCGACGCCGAGCAGCGCCAGAGGCTGCAACCGCTGCGCAAGGAATTGCAGAAGCTGGAGGCGCAGATGGAAAAGCTCACTGCACAGAAGTCGGAACTGGAACGGCAACTGGCCGACCCGGCGCTGTACGCGACCGCCGGCAAGGACCGCCTCAAAAATATCCTGCTGCAACAGGCACAGGTGGATCGGGAACTGGGCACGGTGGAGGAGCGCTGGCTGACCCTGAGCGAGGAACTGGACGCTGCCCAATCGATGTAG
- a CDS encoding GGDEF domain-containing protein: MKNWLIQLRAGRLIFATVAFSVVLAEILVALFSLWLHGEIRNDFLLTGFITTTIVSFIVVAIIQSIVRALQRADEQLLERTLYLDSILHSTGDTLIIALDTAFRVKYLNAMAERVLDINVERAQGHRIAELVDGVRREHFEQAMRAVSPGHGHNFEFSYELDGSMHHFEATLTEILHRRQLAGFLLVAHDTTDRKRLEETLRNLSYQDGLTGIANRRRFDEKLEQEWRRAAREHQPISLIMLDIDFFKKYNDLYGHPAGDECLKRIAHVLAETVARPGDIAARYGGEEFAAILPNTSMLGAEKLAEQIRAKIEGLELPHADSGISPWVTVSIGLATRIPGNDEEHTTLLEGADRALYKAKQQGRNRVVIDHH; the protein is encoded by the coding sequence ATGAAGAACTGGCTCATCCAACTGCGGGCCGGACGGCTGATCTTCGCCACGGTGGCCTTTTCCGTGGTGCTGGCCGAGATCCTGGTTGCACTGTTCAGCCTGTGGCTGCACGGCGAAATCCGTAACGACTTTCTGCTCACCGGGTTCATCACCACCACCATCGTCTCCTTCATTGTGGTGGCAATCATCCAGTCCATCGTACGCGCCCTGCAGCGCGCCGACGAACAACTGCTGGAGCGCACGCTGTATCTGGACAGCATCCTGCATTCCACCGGCGATACCCTGATCATCGCCCTCGACACCGCCTTCCGCGTCAAATACCTCAACGCGATGGCCGAACGCGTACTGGACATCAATGTCGAGCGCGCCCAGGGCCACCGCATCGCCGAACTGGTCGACGGTGTGCGGCGTGAACACTTCGAACAGGCCATGCGTGCCGTCAGCCCCGGCCACGGCCACAACTTTGAATTCAGCTACGAACTCGACGGCAGCATGCACCACTTCGAGGCCACGCTTACGGAGATCCTGCACCGCCGCCAACTGGCCGGCTTCCTGCTGGTGGCCCACGACACCACCGATCGCAAGCGGCTGGAGGAAACCCTGCGCAACCTGTCCTACCAGGACGGCCTTACCGGCATCGCCAACCGGCGCCGCTTCGATGAAAAGCTGGAACAGGAGTGGCGCCGCGCCGCGCGTGAGCACCAACCCATCTCCCTCATCATGCTCGACATCGACTTCTTCAAGAAATACAACGACCTCTACGGCCATCCCGCCGGCGACGAATGTCTGAAGAGGATCGCCCATGTCCTGGCCGAGACCGTGGCCCGTCCGGGCGACATTGCCGCCCGCTACGGCGGCGAGGAATTTGCGGCCATCCTGCCCAACACTTCGATGCTCGGCGCCGAGAAGCTGGCGGAACAGATCCGCGCCAAAATCGAGGGGCTGGAACTGCCCCATGCCGACTCCGGCATCAGCCCCTGGGTCACCGTCAGCATCGGCCTCGCCACCCGCATTCCGGGCAACGACGAGGAACACACCACCCTGCTGGAAGGCGCCGACCGTGCCCTCTACAAGGCCAAGCAACAGGGCCGCAACCGGGTGGTGATCGACCACCACTAG
- a CDS encoding SlyX family protein — protein sequence MDERLTDLEIRLAHLEAAIDELTQTVLRQQQALSATEEQLEFVKSLLGELSPAAVRPLSEETPPPHY from the coding sequence ATGGACGAACGACTCACCGATCTCGAAATCCGCCTCGCCCACCTGGAGGCCGCCATCGATGAACTGACGCAGACCGTGCTGCGCCAGCAGCAGGCCCTGAGCGCCACCGAGGAACAGTTGGAGTTCGTCAAATCCCTGCTCGGTGAACTGAGTCCGGCGGCGGTACGCCCGCTGTCGGAAGAGACGCCGCCGCCGCATTATTAA
- the rlmKL gene encoding bifunctional 23S rRNA (guanine(2069)-N(7))-methyltransferase RlmK/23S rRNA (guanine(2445)-N(2))-methyltransferase RlmL, which translates to MKFFATAPRGLTAALADELRRLGAAKVQPGGSGVTFEGSLETAYRVCLWSRLANRVLLPITTVRAPTPEWLYEAVKEIRWEKHLRSSGSLAIDITATDAAISHSQYAVLKTKDAIVDRFRDLFGERPSIDTDIPDLRLHLHLRGEQARISIDLSGGSLHRRGYRRDSVTAPLKENLAAGILQLAGWPAIAARGGALLDPMCGSGTLLIEGALMAADIAPGLQRDYFGFMYWRRHEREVWEKLLEEAKQRRAAGLKNLPPIYGWDQDAAAVAAARANIDEAGLSDYIQVERRALAPGLRALLPEDLQPGLLAVNPPYGERIGEVNALRADYARLGEIVRDELPGFHLSLFTGNPELAGYLPLAQQLSIALYNGPIECQLFNYAPAGTAGEKPALSAGAESFANRLRKNLKHLGRWAERNGVDCYRLYDADLPEYAIAVDLYHSERLWVHVQEYQAPKSVEPSRAQQRLREALSVIPTLLHIPPTQMHFKVRQPQKGRAQYEKLAARGRFHEVREGKCRLLVNFTDYLDTGLFLDHRITRQMIEDEAKGKRFLNLFAYTGSASVHAAMGGAVATTTVDMSKTYLGWAERNMQLNGFTGREHEYIQADCTTWLQDEAALGKRKYDLIFIDPPTFSNSKRMANVFDVQRDHVWLIRQALQLLAPGGTLYFSNNYRKFRLDEQALAGIAIEDITAHTIPEDFKRNHRIHQCWRITRG; encoded by the coding sequence ATGAAATTCTTCGCCACCGCCCCGCGCGGCCTGACCGCCGCCCTCGCCGATGAACTGCGCCGTCTCGGCGCGGCGAAGGTACAGCCCGGCGGCTCCGGCGTCACCTTCGAAGGCAGCCTGGAAACCGCCTACCGCGTCTGCCTGTGGTCGCGTCTGGCCAACCGCGTGCTGCTGCCCATCACCACCGTGCGCGCGCCGACGCCGGAGTGGCTGTACGAGGCGGTGAAGGAAATCCGCTGGGAGAAACACCTGCGTTCCAGCGGCAGCCTGGCCATCGACATCACCGCCACCGACGCCGCCATCAGCCACAGCCAGTACGCCGTTCTCAAAACCAAGGATGCCATCGTCGACCGCTTCCGTGATCTGTTCGGCGAACGCCCCTCCATCGACACCGACATCCCCGACCTGCGCCTGCACCTGCACCTGCGCGGCGAGCAGGCGCGCATCTCCATCGACCTGTCCGGCGGCAGCCTGCACCGGCGCGGCTACCGCCGCGACAGCGTGACGGCGCCGCTGAAGGAAAACCTCGCCGCCGGCATCCTGCAACTGGCCGGCTGGCCCGCCATCGCCGCCCGCGGCGGCGCCCTGCTCGACCCCATGTGCGGCTCCGGCACCCTGCTCATCGAGGGCGCCCTGATGGCGGCGGACATCGCGCCGGGCCTGCAACGCGACTATTTCGGCTTCATGTACTGGCGCCGCCACGAGCGCGAGGTGTGGGAGAAATTGCTGGAGGAGGCGAAACAGCGCCGCGCCGCAGGACTGAAAAACCTGCCGCCCATCTACGGCTGGGACCAGGACGCGGCGGCGGTGGCGGCGGCACGCGCCAACATCGACGAGGCCGGCCTGTCCGATTACATCCAGGTGGAGCGCCGCGCCCTCGCCCCCGGCCTGCGCGCGCTGCTGCCGGAAGACCTCCAGCCCGGCCTGCTGGCGGTGAATCCGCCCTACGGCGAACGCATCGGCGAGGTCAACGCGCTGCGCGCCGACTATGCGCGCCTGGGCGAGATCGTGCGCGACGAGCTGCCCGGCTTCCACCTCAGCCTGTTCACCGGCAACCCGGAGCTGGCGGGCTACCTGCCGCTGGCGCAGCAACTCAGCATCGCCTTGTACAACGGCCCCATCGAGTGCCAGTTGTTCAACTACGCGCCGGCCGGCACCGCGGGCGAAAAACCGGCGCTGTCCGCCGGCGCCGAGAGCTTCGCCAACCGCCTGCGCAAGAACCTGAAACACCTGGGCCGCTGGGCCGAACGCAACGGCGTCGACTGCTACCGCCTGTACGATGCCGACCTGCCCGAATATGCCATCGCCGTCGATCTCTATCACAGCGAAAGGCTGTGGGTGCACGTGCAGGAATACCAGGCGCCGAAGAGCGTCGAGCCGTCCCGCGCGCAGCAGCGCCTGCGCGAGGCCCTCAGTGTCATCCCGACACTGCTTCACATTCCGCCGACGCAAATGCACTTCAAGGTGCGCCAGCCGCAGAAGGGACGCGCCCAATACGAAAAGCTGGCCGCGCGTGGCCGCTTTCACGAGGTACGCGAGGGCAAGTGCCGCCTGCTGGTGAACTTCACCGACTACCTCGACACCGGCCTGTTCCTCGATCACCGCATCACGCGCCAGATGATCGAGGACGAGGCCAAGGGCAAGCGCTTCCTCAACCTGTTCGCCTACACCGGCAGCGCCAGCGTGCACGCCGCCATGGGCGGTGCCGTTGCCACCACCACCGTGGACATGTCGAAAACCTATCTGGGCTGGGCCGAGCGCAACATGCAGCTGAACGGTTTTACCGGCAGAGAGCACGAATACATCCAGGCCGACTGCACCACCTGGCTGCAGGATGAAGCCGCGCTGGGCAAGCGCAAATACGATCTGATCTTCATCGACCCGCCCACCTTCTCCAACTCCAAGCGCATGGCGAACGTCTTCGACGTGCAGCGCGATCACGTCTGGCTCATCCGCCAGGCGCTGCAACTGCTGGCGCCGGGCGGCACACTCTATTTCTCCAACAACTACCGCAAGTTCAGGCTGGACGAACAGGCACTGGCCGGGATTGCCATCGAGGACATCACCGCCCACACCATTCCGGAAGACTTCAAACGCAACCACCGCATTCACCAGTGCTGGCGCATCACACGCGGCTAG